From Solibaculum mannosilyticum:
AGGACTTGGGTGGGATCGTCATTTCCGTCCTGGAACACGGCAATTTTACCCTGGTAGTCGCGCATGACCCATCCCCCTGTGACAGCTGAGGAGGATGGCGACGCCTGGGTACTGCTGCCGATCATAGATGCACCCATCAGGATGCACAGAGTGGCGGCCAACGATGCTGTTGCCACTAGTACACTGGTTTTTACGTTGATGTTACCCAAGAATTACCACTCCTTTACGATAGGGATGAATTCAACAAGCGGATGGCTTATGATGTTTTTTTGGAGGTTTCACGCTATTATCTTTGCCAGGATTTGTCTATCTTATTCACAGGCCCTGTGGGACGCTACAAAATTTTCTGAAAATACAGGGCTTTTTTCGAGCCAACCGTGAAAAATGTTTCCTGGTTTTGCATACGGGATAAAATATGTTATAATAATCAGAATAGTTAAGGGAGGCGAAAGCATACATGAGTGACCGCATATCCGAGCAACACGATACATCAACCGGCGCTCCCCGATCCGACCGCCCCGACAGGAAAAAACAGCGTCCCAAAGGTGTGGGCGTTACGTTGAAGGTTTTATCTATTATCGGCAAAGTGCTTTTGAGTGCTCTGTTGATCATGGTCATCACAGGTAGCATCGTAGCCGGCGCCATGACCATCTATATCATGAAGATGGACAAAGGGACCGACATCGACCTGGGCCAAATGAACCTCAACTACACAAGCTTCCTGTATGAAAAAGACGACGTTACCGGCGAGTGGGTGAAAACCGAGGAGTACCACGGCCAGGAAAACCGCACATGGGTGGACTTCGACCAGATCCCCCAGTACATGAAAGATGCGGCAGTGGCCATCGAAGATCAACGTTTTTATCAACACAAGGGTGTAGACTGGAAACGAACCATCGGCGCTATGATTAACTCTTTTGTCCCCATCTATGGAGGCCGCCAAGGCGGTTCCACCATCACCCAGCAGCTCATCAAAAACTTGACCGATGATACCGACGTTAGTTTTTCCCGTAAGATCCGCGAAATTATGCGGGCTTTGGAATTTGAGAAAACGAACAACAAGGATGATATCCTTTGCGCCTATCTGAACACCATCGCTTTGGGAAGCGGATGTCATGGCGTCCAGGCGGCGGCCAACAAGTACTTTGGCAAGGATGTCAGCCAGCTCAACTTGGCTGAATGTGCATCCATCATCGGCATTACCAAGTATCCCACCCGGTACAACCCGCTGCTCTACCCGGAAAACAACAAGGAGCGGCAATTGACGGTACTGGCTGAGATGTTGCGTCAGGGGAAAATCTCCCAGGCGGAGTACGACGAAGCCGTCGCCTATCCTTTGGAGTTTAACCCCAGTTCCACTTTGGAGGAAGACGTGACCCATGTCCAGAGCTGGTATTCGGACATGGTGTTTGAAGATGTGGTGGATTCTCTGGTGGAAGAACTGGGCTATGACCGTAAGTACGCTCAGACCATGCTGTTTACCCAGGGGCTGCGCATCTACTCGGCAGTGGATCGGGATGCCCAGGCAGCTGTGGAAGAAGTCTACTCGGATCCCAGTAATTTCCCCTCCATTAAGGCGGCCAGCGAACCTCAGTCAGGCATTGTTGTGATGGATTATACCGGCCGGATTGTGGCCACTGCCGGCGCCATAGGGGAGAAGACCGATACACGTGTCTTCAGCCGGGCAACTATGGCCAAGAGGCAAACTGGTTCTTCCATCAAGCCCCTGACTACCTATGGTCCGGCGCTGGAATTCGATAAGATTACCTATTCTACCGTGTACCCCGATGAACCGTTGACCATCAAACAGAACGGGAAGCTGACAAAGTGGCCCCCCAACTATAATGACCGATGGTCTTATGAGAATGTTACTGTACAAAAGGGCTTGGAAAAGTCCCTCAACACCATCTCGGCCCGCATCTTAGAAGACATCGGCATCGACGCGAGTTTTGACTTTGCCAAGGATCGTTTCCATCTGGATTCCCTCATCGACAGTGAAGAGATCAACGGCATTACCTATACCGACCGGGATCGTTCCCCGCTGGCCTTAGGCGGTATGACCAAGGGCTTGACTGTTCTGGAGATGACGGCAGCTTTCCAGACGTTCGGCAACGGCGGCCTTTATTACGAACCCTATTCTTTCTACCGTGTGGAGGATGCCGACGGTAATGTCCTCATTGAGAAGGCCAAAGAGGGAGAGGGGTCTTCTGCAAGCCGTACGCTGAGTTCTGACACGGCGTATATTATGAACCGGTTGATGACTCAGGTTGTGGACGGCGCCAGCGGTACTGGCCGCGAGATCCGCAACAATGGCTATTGGCCGGAGAGCAAGGGCATGGAGATTTTTGCGAAAACCGGTACGTCGGGTGCTGACAATGATTCCACTAATGTCTGGATTGTGGGCGGCACTCCCTATTATGTAGCAGGCGTTTGGTATGGATTTGATACCCCCAAGGCATTGCCAAAGTCCATCGTAAACGGCGCGAAATATGGATGGGCCAAAAGCATGAGAGGGATCCATGCAGATCTGGAAAACATTAAGTTCCCTGCCGATGATTCGGTGGTGATGCGCACCTACTGTGAGGATTCTGGACTACTAGCCGGCAATAGCTGCACACACAAGAAGTTGGGCTACTATAAAAAGACCAATATTCCCGGCGTATGTAACGGGATTCATAAGAATCTCAGTGACGGTGCATTAAATGATGAAAGCAGTGAACTTGCTTCCTCGACACCTGCTGTTTCCCAACCGGAGAGTTCCTCCCAGGAGGTATCCAGCAGCAGTCCAGCTGTTTCAGAAGCGCCTTCCTCCCAGGCATCGGAGAGCCAATCCTCTATAGAGCCTCCGGCTTCCTCGTCGTCTTCAACCTCTTCTCAGCCTGTGGACTCAGGTTCTTCTTCCATCCATCGTCCGGCAGCCTAGAATAAAACCAATAAAATGAGGCCTCCGCTGTTTTTTAAACAGCAGAGGCCTTTTTTATCATCAAAATGGATTAAAGTTCGGGGACAGGATCAAGGCATCCATAGGACACAGCGTCAAAAAAACCGTCGTTACAATCGACAGAAAGGATGATTTCTGATTCCTTCAGCAGATCATGTGCTTTTTGGACATCAAAGAAGAGGGATGTGCAGCCGCTGCACAGATGAACCGTTTCTTCAGATGCAGGGGAGCTGAGGGATACATCCATAGCGCCGCCGTCCACATTGGCGCCGCTTCCTCCGATGGCGCATACAATATCGGTCCAACAGGGGATACCTTTGGACAGAGCCTCCACCACACGGGAACAACTGGTCACTGCTTTAGCCGCAAGGAGGGCGTCTGTCTCTGTACGTGCGGCGTGAACCTGACAGGTCAAAAGACGTCCTCCAGGACGGCTGTCTTTGGCCATCCATTTGGCGAGCTCCAGACAAAGGGCACTCAATGCCTGGCAAAAAGCCTGATATCCATCCCCAAGATCGGTGATTTTCCCGTTTCCGGCCATGCCGGAGGACAAAATAGTCACCATGTCGTTGGGGGAGGGGATGCCTCCCAAAGCCATACAATGGAAGCTCTTTTCTACCGCTTCCTTTAATGCCCGGTCCAGCAGCTCGGGATGAATGTTTACATCCGATGTCAAAAAACACAGCATGGTGGCCATATTGGGACGAAGCAATCCCGATCCTTTTGCCACGCCGCCAATATAGCATGGGACGTCCCCTACTAAAAATTCCACAGCCAGTTCCTTGGGCGTGGGGTCGTCGGTGAGAATGGCCAAGGCAGCGTCGTGCCCGCCCTCTCTGGAACAGGCACCGGCGGCTTCTCCGATGCCTGCTTCCACCCGGTCCATGGGCAAAGGGACGCCCATCTCCCCAGTGGAAGCCACAATGACGTCTTCGGGCGGAATGTGCAGAGCTTTGGCAGTCAAGCTGCATATTTTTTTCGCGGCTGCCACGCCTCCTTCTACACAACAGTTGGCGATACCGCTGTTGCACACCACTGCTTGGGCCCGCCCATGAAGAATGTTCTGGGCAGTGACGGTGAGAGGGGCGCCTTTGACGGCATTTTTGGTATACACCGCCGCTACAGCACACGGTTTCTGAGCCGTAATCAACATCAGATCCTTGCCCTGGGATTTCATTCCACAAGATACGCCGGCCGCCTCAAATCCTTTGGGACAGGTGATGCCGCCGGTGATAAATTTAGTGCAGTTCATAACAATCACTCCTGGTTTTGGGCCATCCGGGTATGAGACAGCACAACCGTCTCATATACTACCAAAGAACCCATATCCTTCTTCCTCCGATTATAGCAGAGTTTTCCGCCAATGCAATGTCCCATCTTGGAAGTGAGGAAAAAATATGCTATCATAGAGAGGATCACTTTTACCACTTTTATCAATAAAGGAGTGCTTTCCATGAGTTTTGAAACCATCCGTCCGCAGGACATCAACGGAAATGTCTTTGACCTCATCGGCAATCAGTGGATGCTGGTGACGGCAGGCGACTCCAATGGATACAACACCATGACGGCTAGCTGGGGCGGTATGGGCGTCATGTGGGGAAAGGATGTAGCGGTTACCGTCATCCGTCCGCAGCGGTACACCATGGAATTTGTCAAGAAAAACGACCTGTTTACCCTCTCTTTCTACGACCAGCAGTATAAGCCGGCACTGGGCATCTGTGGCAGCAAGTCCGGCCGGGACATCGACAAGGCCAAGGAAACCGGCCTGACTCCTGTGTTCCAGGAGGGCACTACCTATTTTGAACAGGCAAAATTGGTGCTGGTATGCCGCAAGTTGTACGACAGCCCCATGGATCCCTCCAATCTTTTGGACGAGGCTGTGGATGAAAAATGGTATCCGGACAAAGACTATCACCGCATGTTTGTGGGTGAAATCGTCAAGGTTCTGCGCAAGGCGGAATAAACGTAAAAACGAGACACGTGGACGGCGGGACTGGTCTCTCGCCGTCTTTGGCCCTGTGGACAAGCCTGTCCGGGTCAGGATAAAATCGAAAGGATGTGATTCCCATGGCGCTGGACGGCGCATTGCTCAGCCTCCTCAAGCGGGAGTTGGAGGATTGGGCGGTGGATACACGCATCGATAAGATCCATCAGCCCTCCCGTGAGGAGCTGGTGTTCCATATGCGGGGCCGTGCCGGGGCGAGACGGATGCTTCTTTCCTGTCGGGCGGCTGGGCCTCGCATCCATTTTACACAGTTTGTGCCGGAAAACCCGGCTGTCCCACCTATGTTCTGTATGCTGCTGCGCAAACGGCTGATCAATGCAAAATTACTGCGCATCCGTCAACCGGGTCTGGAACGGGTCCTCTTCCTGGACTTCGATACCACCAACGATTTGGGCGATCATATCACCTTAACCCTGGCGGTGGAGATCATGGGGAGGCACAGCAACATCATCCTTATCGGGGAGGACGGCGCCATTGTGGATTCCATCAAACGGGTGGATGCCGAGATGTCGTCGGTGAGGCTGGTGCTGCCGGGATTGCCTTATACCATGCCGCCTGCTCCGGCCAACAGCATGGATTTTGAATCGACCTCTTTAGATGAAATCTGGGAGGGCCTCGGCCGTCAAAAGGATATGGAACTATCGAAGGCATTGTTGTCCCTTTTGTGCGGGCTGTCGCCGGTGGTGTGCAGGGAAGCGGCTTTTTATGTGGGGCGGGGCGCTGATGTACGGAGCCATTCCATGACCGGGGATCAGCGGCAGCGTCTTACTTTCTTTTTGGGACAGCTCAAGGAACGCCTGGACAAGATAAATGGCCAGCCCACCATGCTGGTGGAAAACGATACAGGAAAACCCTTGGATTTTAGCTTTTTCCCCATCGCGCAGTACGGGATCAAGGCCACGGCCAAAACCTTTGACCGTTTTAGCGACCTGCTGGATGCCTTTTATGCGCAGCGGGATCAGATGGAGCGGATGCGTCAGAAATCCAAAGATCTCCTACGGGTGCTGGCCAATGCCTCGGACCGGGCGTCCCGTAAACTGAATGCCCAGCGTCTGGAGCTTAAACAATGCGGCGACAGGGAACATCTCCGTCAATGCGGCGATCTCCTAAACGCCAATCTTTACCGTATTCAAAAGGGGATGACGGAAATCTCCTTGGAGAATTTTTACGATCCGGAAGCTCCCTTGTTGCGCATCAAACTGGATCCATCCAAGACGCCGGTACAGAATGCTCAAAAATATTATAAGGATTACCGCAAGGCCCAAACGGCGGAAGCCTTTTTGATCGATCAGATCGCCCAAGGGGAACAGGAACTTTTGTACATCGATACGGTGTTTGACTCCCTCTCCCGGGCACAGACCGAACGGGAGCTGCAGGAGATCCGCCGGGAATTGGCGGGTCAGGGGTATATCCGCAGCCAGGGGAAATCCCGTCAGAAACCGCCTCCTCTGTTGGGCCCACTGGAGTTTATGTCCAGCGACGGTTTTCCCATCCAGGTAGGCCGCAACAACCAGCAAAACGACAGACTGACCCTGCGGGACGCCCACAATGGAGACCTTTGGCTGCATGTGAAGAATATACCCGGTTCTCATACCATCGTCAAAGCGGCGGGAGCGGAGATCCCCGATACCACCGTCTTGGAGGCCGCTCAATTGGCTGCTTTCCACAGCAGGGCCAGGGAATCTTCCCAAGTGCCCGTGGATTATACCAGGGTGAAGTTCGTTAAAAAGCCACAGGGTGCAAAACCAGGCATGGTAATTTACGACCACTATAATACGGTGTATGTCACTCCTAGCCAGGAATTAAATGACCGATTGTTGCAAAAAGAATAAACAAAGAGCTGGACAGATGTTATTTTCGTAAAGGCAACATCTGTCCAGCTCTTTTATTTGTATATTACTCAATTAGTGAGATATCAAAGAAAATAAATAGTTGACAATTGCATCAAAGCATGGCAAAAGCAGATAAAGATATAAAGAGAATACAAAAACGATTCTAGAAAAGCATACAAGATATACATTTTATTGATAATATGGAAAAATATTACAAATAACAGACTGTAAATATTATTTTTGGATTAATTTTTACAAAATTCGCGTGTTTTTTCACAATTCCAGGTTCATAATGAAATAGGAAAAATGTGGATTTTTCCTATTTTATAAATGGAAGGTGATACTATGCGTCTATTTCCACAAATTATTTTTGAGGGGAATGCCTCCGATGCAGTCGAGTTTTACACAAATGTACTGCATGCTTATAACCAGGGAGTGCTGTATTATGGAGATGTCCCTCATGTTACGCCAATGTCCATGACAGAGGAAAAGAAAAAACAGGTGATGTGTGCCAAACTGAGTATGGATGAACAACGGATCT
This genomic window contains:
- a CDS encoding flavin reductase family protein encodes the protein MSFETIRPQDINGNVFDLIGNQWMLVTAGDSNGYNTMTASWGGMGVMWGKDVAVTVIRPQRYTMEFVKKNDLFTLSFYDQQYKPALGICGSKSGRDIDKAKETGLTPVFQEGTTYFEQAKLVLVCRKLYDSPMDPSNLLDEAVDEKWYPDKDYHRMFVGEIVKVLRKAE
- a CDS encoding Rqc2 family fibronectin-binding protein — encoded protein: MALDGALLSLLKRELEDWAVDTRIDKIHQPSREELVFHMRGRAGARRMLLSCRAAGPRIHFTQFVPENPAVPPMFCMLLRKRLINAKLLRIRQPGLERVLFLDFDTTNDLGDHITLTLAVEIMGRHSNIILIGEDGAIVDSIKRVDAEMSSVRLVLPGLPYTMPPAPANSMDFESTSLDEIWEGLGRQKDMELSKALLSLLCGLSPVVCREAAFYVGRGADVRSHSMTGDQRQRLTFFLGQLKERLDKINGQPTMLVENDTGKPLDFSFFPIAQYGIKATAKTFDRFSDLLDAFYAQRDQMERMRQKSKDLLRVLANASDRASRKLNAQRLELKQCGDREHLRQCGDLLNANLYRIQKGMTEISLENFYDPEAPLLRIKLDPSKTPVQNAQKYYKDYRKAQTAEAFLIDQIAQGEQELLYIDTVFDSLSRAQTERELQEIRRELAGQGYIRSQGKSRQKPPPLLGPLEFMSSDGFPIQVGRNNQQNDRLTLRDAHNGDLWLHVKNIPGSHTIVKAAGAEIPDTTVLEAAQLAAFHSRARESSQVPVDYTRVKFVKKPQGAKPGMVIYDHYNTVYVTPSQELNDRLLQKE
- the argJ gene encoding bifunctional ornithine acetyltransferase/N-acetylglutamate synthase; the encoded protein is MNCTKFITGGITCPKGFEAAGVSCGMKSQGKDLMLITAQKPCAVAAVYTKNAVKGAPLTVTAQNILHGRAQAVVCNSGIANCCVEGGVAAAKKICSLTAKALHIPPEDVIVASTGEMGVPLPMDRVEAGIGEAAGACSREGGHDAALAILTDDPTPKELAVEFLVGDVPCYIGGVAKGSGLLRPNMATMLCFLTSDVNIHPELLDRALKEAVEKSFHCMALGGIPSPNDMVTILSSGMAGNGKITDLGDGYQAFCQALSALCLELAKWMAKDSRPGGRLLTCQVHAARTETDALLAAKAVTSCSRVVEALSKGIPCWTDIVCAIGGSGANVDGGAMDVSLSSPASEETVHLCSGCTSLFFDVQKAHDLLKESEIILSVDCNDGFFDAVSYGCLDPVPEL
- a CDS encoding transglycosylase domain-containing protein; amino-acid sequence: MSDRISEQHDTSTGAPRSDRPDRKKQRPKGVGVTLKVLSIIGKVLLSALLIMVITGSIVAGAMTIYIMKMDKGTDIDLGQMNLNYTSFLYEKDDVTGEWVKTEEYHGQENRTWVDFDQIPQYMKDAAVAIEDQRFYQHKGVDWKRTIGAMINSFVPIYGGRQGGSTITQQLIKNLTDDTDVSFSRKIREIMRALEFEKTNNKDDILCAYLNTIALGSGCHGVQAAANKYFGKDVSQLNLAECASIIGITKYPTRYNPLLYPENNKERQLTVLAEMLRQGKISQAEYDEAVAYPLEFNPSSTLEEDVTHVQSWYSDMVFEDVVDSLVEELGYDRKYAQTMLFTQGLRIYSAVDRDAQAAVEEVYSDPSNFPSIKAASEPQSGIVVMDYTGRIVATAGAIGEKTDTRVFSRATMAKRQTGSSIKPLTTYGPALEFDKITYSTVYPDEPLTIKQNGKLTKWPPNYNDRWSYENVTVQKGLEKSLNTISARILEDIGIDASFDFAKDRFHLDSLIDSEEINGITYTDRDRSPLALGGMTKGLTVLEMTAAFQTFGNGGLYYEPYSFYRVEDADGNVLIEKAKEGEGSSASRTLSSDTAYIMNRLMTQVVDGASGTGREIRNNGYWPESKGMEIFAKTGTSGADNDSTNVWIVGGTPYYVAGVWYGFDTPKALPKSIVNGAKYGWAKSMRGIHADLENIKFPADDSVVMRTYCEDSGLLAGNSCTHKKLGYYKKTNIPGVCNGIHKNLSDGALNDESSELASSTPAVSQPESSSQEVSSSSPAVSEAPSSQASESQSSIEPPASSSSSTSSQPVDSGSSSIHRPAA
- a CDS encoding BofC C-terminal domain-containing protein produces the protein MGNINVKTSVLVATASLAATLCILMGASMIGSSTQASPSSSAVTGGWVMRDYQGKIAVFQDGNDDPTQVLDIYVNSLPEHDQDLLESGIRIDDQKELQQLIEDYTG